One genomic window of Thioclava sp. GXIMD4216 includes the following:
- a CDS encoding MarR family transcriptional regulator, translating to MTRLDDRMVLNSMVFLNRRLRKAFDARASALGLTFARAQALLQIARNEGSSQTELAEALRIETPTLNRTLDSLEQTGFIERRAVEGDRRVRRVFLTDLSKDKAADILQYTNTLRHDLFHNLSDEEFAQLYELVQRLHVNLDDMAKNV from the coding sequence ATGACCCGCCTTGATGACCGTATGGTCTTGAACAGTATGGTTTTTTTAAACCGCCGCTTGCGTAAGGCCTTTGACGCCCGTGCCAGCGCGTTGGGTCTGACCTTTGCCCGCGCACAAGCATTGCTACAAATCGCCCGCAATGAGGGCAGCAGCCAGACCGAGCTTGCCGAGGCCCTGCGCATCGAAACCCCGACCCTGAACCGCACGCTGGACAGTCTGGAACAGACCGGTTTCATCGAACGACGCGCTGTCGAGGGCGACCGGCGTGTGCGGCGCGTGTTCCTGACCGATCTGTCGAAAGATAAGGCCGCCGATATCCTGCAATACACGAATACGCTGCGGCACGACCTGTTCCACAACCTGTCCGACGAGGAATTCGCCCAGCTTTACGAGCTGGTGCAACGTCTGCACGTCAATCTGGACGATATGGCAAAAAATGTCTGA